A region of the Microtus ochrogaster isolate Prairie Vole_2 linkage group LG1, MicOch1.0, whole genome shotgun sequence genome:
ATGTCAGGAAGGCTCGGGCAACCTACGCTAGCTAGCCTTTGAGCCCAGCCATAGCAGGGCGTGGCACTGCAGagctctcttacacacacacacacacacacacacacacacacacacacacacacacacacaggagcaggaGCATGACGAACACCCAAGGAGGGGACCGAGTTCACTGTCACCTGTCTCAGGTAACCTCCCCAGGTCTCTGGTGTGCTGAGAACCCATGGCTGGTAGAGTCCCTGTGTGCCTGCTTCCCCCAAACCTCTCCGAGGGAGCAGGGGCGGCTGGTGTGGGAGGAGTCGGGGTATCTGGGCCAAGAATGCAAGGAGCCAGCTCGGAGGGAAAACTAAGGCAAGCGTCAGGGACACTAGAGCACCCAGCGTCCTGGCACAGGAGGCCGTGGGTCCTCAGGGTACGGTCACATTCTGCCACCAGGTGCTGTCCAGGACGTCCTGAGCACACGGTGATGGGGTGTCAGGGTGAGGTCAGCATTGGCACCCGCTCCAGCTGTAGCAGCGACAGTTCTGCTAAGTCACTTTTTTGGATCGTTAGGCAGAGGTGTCAGTTGATGGTGGCTTTCCAGAAGGCTCTGTGGGTATTTTGGGCTGAACTCCTGACTGCGCTCTGGACCATGCAGGGCTGGTCACTGTCTGGTTGGCCCCAGTGAGGACCCTACGCTGTCAGTCCCTCACGACCTCACCCACCCATGCCCTGGGGTCCCCAGGTGTGAGGCCTCACAACCCAGCCCCTCAGGGACAGAACAGTCCAGGCACAAGTTTCTTTGTCCatcctttgtttttaaagcacCAGAGCCAATGGCAAGTGTTCTGGTGACAGCCGCGCAGCTCGTGTCACTTAGAGGGCCGGGTGATCATGCGCGTGGAAAAGTCGAAGAGGTCCCGGTTGATTTTGCGCAGGTTGCgcacctcctcctccagctccaacACGCGCACTGGCAGCATCTGATTGCCTAGCATGTTCTGTGGTGACAGGGGCGTGTGGGTGAGGCCGCTCCTGCCCGACCCACCCAGGCCCCTCCCACAACCAGGACTAACCCCACCCACCTTCTCCACGTAGCCGGATAGCGCTGCCTGCAGCTGCTCCAGACGCTCCAGGTAGGTCTGCTCGGTGCCCTGAAAAGTGGTACGGTCACCCATTGTGTCCCGTGTCACACAACGGAGCACTCCAGACACTAGGTCCTCAGCCTGTGTGCCACCCTCTGTGGAAGGGCCAGACACCACCCGCTTGGCCTGGGGAGTCGCTGAGGACACGGGGCTGGGTAAAATCCCTCCCTTCGGGTGCTCGCCCATCCCCAGCTGCTGTCCTCAGGCTGCCCCAATGGTCTATCCTCCTCTATTCTTTAAGACCCAAGTGACCTGCTCACACACTGGGAGCAGTATGACAAGCCAGCCTTTGAATGTTGGCCGATGCCCAGTGTGCCTTCAGACAGGAGTCAGTTGTGTGAGCAGCCGTGGGTGCCGACGACCTGGCAGTAACTCAGGTCTTTAAACGATGGCGCCGGCACCAGGGGTCTCCGGGGGCTGGAACGTCAGGCTGGGTGAGTACCTGCAGGTGGAGCCCTAGCTGCAGGCGCAGGCCCCCACCCTGGGCCTCATCTCCATGCTCAGCACCCAGCAGGTGCTTGTTGAAGAGGGGCAGGGGTGAGCTGGGCTTGAATTCAGGGTTCAGCATGCTGGGTGGGGCCAGGATGATGGCTGCATTCGTCACTGGGCCTGAAGGACACAGAACACCAAGTTAGGGGCTGGCTGCAGTGCAGGCCGATGGGCTCCACGTGAGGCATGGCGCGCACCTTTGAGGGTGACTGTGCGCAGGCTCTGCTTGCTCTTCACATCCCACAGCCGCACTGACTCATCGTGGGAACCAGAGAGGAGAACACTGCCGTCCGTGGACACTGACAGACACGTCACTTGGTTCCTGTGCCCCCTGAAGACCTTCCCTGCGCTCTGTTCAGGCCGGAAGCTGTGTTCTCTCTGTCCAGGCTGTGGTGTGGGGAGAGGGCAGCTGTCAGAGTCTGGGATGTGGGGCACCCACCATGTGCTCCCTCAGCCCCCAGTGGCCACTCACCCAGCTGCACAGGTCCACCTGGAAGATGGAGCCATCGCTGCCTCCACAGAACACATGGTGCTCAGCCAGGTCCATGGTCACAGACGTGACGCCCACATCAAACACGACAGACAGAAGCAGATCTCCCGAGGAGATGGCCCAGAGCTGCAGGGATGGGAGGCCTCGCACCACAGACAACCAGGCACACAGCCAAGCCAGGGAGCCAAGAAGGCTGAGGACCCTGGCACCACCCTGCCCATGCTACAAGCCTCCAAACCCATCACAGACGCGCAAGCCACTCTGGCTGGTGGTGCGGGCAGCTCAGCTACTGCACCAGACAGGGAAACTAAGTCACCAAGGCTGGGGTAGGAGGCCATGTCTTTGCTTCCTATGCTCCTAAGCATAGGcaagccatggctacacagaaagacagacagacagaaagacagagagaggagaggattgaagcggggagaggagaggcagggagaggagcaaagaaaaatgtagagctcgaaaaaaaaaaaaaaaaaaaaaaaaaaaaaaaagagggctggggtaGAAGCCTGGTTTGATCCAGCaaagtgaggtcctgggttccagctCTAAAACTGTgccaataataaacaaacaatcgCAAACTCTCAAGGGCAGCTGGCTACTGCAGCACAGCCGAGTGGGAATTTCCAGTAGACAGGCTAGACCGTCCATCTCTGGGTGTCCTTGGTCAGGCATAGGATTACGGGCTGTCTGGAACGGAGGCAGCCAGGGCAAGGGAAGGccagcctccctctctcctggctGAGCGCCAGTGGCAGTCAGGAATTTATGGGTCCAGGTTGGGGATGCTACCTTCATGGTCTGATCCAGCGAAGCGGTGGCCACCCGGGCCATGGGGCCCCCGAAGCCGCAGTGCACATCTGTGATGGGGAGTGTATGCTGGGACCAGACATGCCTCGGGGCGAGGATCCTGGACGGGTCTGCCTGCAGCACACTGGACACAGCACAGCAGTGAGGCCAAGAGCAGAGACCCTGGCCTGCCTCCTCAAGCCCGCCTCCTCAAGGCCCCATGTCCAGCCCAGGTGCCCCCGCCCTCAGGCTCCCGTGCTCTTTCTGTGCAAACTCCTGGCACGTGCCCTACCTGCAGAGGTTCCAGACCAGCACCAGGCAGTCCTTGCCCCCTGAGACAAAGTGGCTGTTGTCACCCGTGAACTTCAAGCACGACACGTCCTGGTAGTGACGGGTGAGGATGACCAGGAGGTTCCCAGTGGAGACCTGGGGTGGGACAGGCAGCAGTCAGGGGTGACAGAACCCTGTCTACCCGCTCTAGGCCTCTGGTGGATGAACAGGGCACTGGGCCAGTGTCTGATGGCAGTGTGACACCACCAGGAAAGGGGGACATAAGTTTCCTGGGTCCTCTGAGTCCCCAGGGGAGCCTGAGCTTGATCATGTCTAAGGTCGGCTGATCTGGGGTGTACTGGAGGCCCCCGCGGGCACATCTGCCCGTCAGCTGCATGAGAGCCAATTAGAAAACCAGAGGAAACAGCAAGCAACAGTTCCGCAGGAGTGAGCCTGCAGCCAGAACACCCAATCTAAGGCCGGTGTCCGTCCACCTCACAATGGGGAGGGACAGGTCAAGGGGTGCTGTTTCTGTCGGGTGTCTGGGCACCTGCAGAGAAAGAGCTCGGCCACCCACACACTAATGTCACAGGAGACCGGCTCCCCCAGGAAAAGGGGCAATCTGCGGGCCGGGCAGCGCCCCCTGGTGGTCACAACTCAGACTCCTTAGGGTGGAGCAGGCTGGGGTCACCTTGACACAAACAAGTCACCTGCTGGACCCttatgtagggcattttcttgactaaatgATTGACAGGGGTcttcccactgtgggtggcaatAGGCCTGGACGGGGGCTCCTGGGTTGCTGTagaaagcaggctgggctgggctgagctcctagtgaagctgagagggaggagggggtcaCCTGAACAAGGGGTCAAGGGCATGATGGGGAAACCAGAGACATCTGACCCGAGCCAGTGGGAGCTCAGGGACTGtggctggggaacctgcatgggaccgaactgaggccctctgaatgtgggtgacagttagggggcttgatctgttggggggcggggctggcagtgggaccaggacacCGGAGCCCATTCCTTGTGGAGGgtgggacaccttgctcagccttgatgtggtgaaggagcttggtcctgccccaagtTGGTAGgccagacattgttgactccctaaggaaggccttaccccctctgaggtaAGGATGGGGGATGGCTGGGGGGGATgtggagggtgggagaagggagggaggaggtggaactGAGGGTggtgtagaaaataaaaagtaaattactttaataaagaaaaatatgagagaaaaaaaaagaaaccaggctgaataggctagagagatggctcatgggttaggagcactggctgctctttcagaggtcctgagttcaattcccagcaaccaggtGTAGCTCCCAGCCAtttgcaatgagatctggtgtcctctttttGCCAGTAGGCatacgtgcagacagaacactgtacacatagtaaataaatcttgaacaacaacaaaaaaaaccaggctAAAAtgcaggggtgggaggtgggggtgggcagcacacacttttaattccagcactagggagtctgagggcagccagggctacgcagggACACCCTGATAAGGGCTGGCAGGGAGATGGTGTGAAGAGTAGCCAGGACTGAAGCGGTGACGAGGAGGAGGAACTCAAGGgtaacacagtgagttcaaggctggtctgcaCCACTTGAGAACCAAGGAGGACTTGGTAGGTGAAGTACCTCCAGAACCCATGTTCAGCCATCGGTGACAGTGGTAGGTGGAGCTACGAGCCATCTTGGGTGCCTGAGCAGAGAAACATGGGCCCACACGCCAGCTGAAGTGGCTCTCTGATGCTGACGTGAGGACTTTCACACGGTGTATAGCAAACCCAAGAAGGCACAGGAAAGGGATCTTAAATGCGCCCAACCTAGGTGGACCCCTCCTGTGGGACCACGCCTCAGAATCCTGGTCTGAGAAGGACGTGGTGGCCCAGGGATGGTCTGGAGGAAGATGAAGCTAGGAGGAGCAGGGTCAGGACACAGCCTAGCACCTCGCCTCCTCCGGCCTCACTCATGGCCAAGGTCACTAACTGGGTCCAGTGTGGAGCCGGGCAGCTAGGGCCTCTGgtgctgaggaagcaggatgaggccGAGGGAAATGGGGGCGGGGCTGGCTATCACAGGGTTTGTGACAGGGTTTTTTGAgccatggtttctctttgtagcccaggctaccctggaactcagagatctgccttcttctaccaccctagtgctgggattaaaggtgtccaccctCAGCATCCGgcaataattttacattttaaaagatttttttaaaaaaaaagatttatttatttatttattatgtctacaacattctgcctccatgaaagcctgcaggccagaggagggcgccagatttcattacaggtggttgtgagccaccatgtggttgctgggaattgaactcaggacctctggtagagcagccagtgctcttaaccactgagccatctcttcagcccctccagccccattttaaaagattttattgacACGCACCTAGGATACCCCAGGCCAGATGAGGGTGTGTGCTGTGGACTGGGGTAGTCGGAGCTTTCACTGCTGCactgtctctccagtccaattgatgctttttaaaagttcagtattttttatttttcagtttattttctttatgagtgCTTTGCCCACAGGTATATATGGGTACCAGGATCACACCATTAGTCAGAAGCGGGTGTCAGCCTGGTGCTGAGAACGGAACCCAGGTGCTCTTTGAGAGCAGCATACGCTCTTAACCACATCCACGTCGCCTGTGAGGGCGTTATCTGTTAAGTTGTtctgttcctgcttcctgccctgatgTCCCTCAACACAAGCCATCAGATAATATAACATCACAATATGATAAGCCAAACAGACGACTTCTGACCAGCGTTTtgtcaaacaaaaacaagttagaACACTGTCTTCTCCTAAGTTTCTTTTGTGGTTACCCATAAAGGTGGGGCCGGCACCGGGGCCACCTTAGGCTGAGCCCTGGGCTGCACCCCACAGTCATGATAATTTAGGACCCCATAGACACAGTCATATTTTCGGTAACATTATTAAGAACACCTGCCTCCGTCAGCCTGGACACTAACCAGTGTTCCCAAGTGACACATATACATGACAAGCTGTTCTTACCTCCCACAGGTAGATGCTCTCGGCAATTCCTGCTAGGACATACAGGCCGTTGGATGCTGTGGTCAGACAAGTGACTGGCCCAGGACACATGATTTTCTGTTGGAGCTGGTCCTAGGGACACAATGTGAGACAAGCATGTGAGCCTcaggaagagcaagaggaaggagTAGGGGTAGGCAGAACCCCCAGTGAGTGGTTGGGGTGTCTCAGGGCTAGACCCTGGCCTATACCCCCCACCCTACTGCTGcagccagcgcagcctggatgCCGAGACTggcgtgagtgtgtatgtgtgtgtgtctgtcgggattgagacacggaggcttcttttcaggcgGAAGAACAGCAGCCTTtcttttgcccagcaaccttttatacctctactccttttgtggagacccaccggccagaaagaacacaaacatccttgtcaattacagaccataaggaagttccgctgtcagtcagggggagtgagagCAGCTGGGTCACAACACCCCCCAAGAAAGCTCTACCCGACATGAAGGAAGCTCTGGTTCCAGAAACATAAGAACCAAAAAACCCATGCCTCAGTCAGTCCTTATAGTGAAGAACCGAGACCCTTAAGAGGATAACAAgagcgggcggtggtggcgcacgcactcaggaggcagaggcaggcgggtctgagtttgaggtcagactggtctgcagagccacttccaggacaaccagggctaaacagtgagaccctgtctcaaaccgcCCGCCCTCCCCCTGAAAATAAGAGGGCAATGAAAGCATTTGCAAACACTCCATCTCTTCCCAAGAACTCTGATCTGTCATGTCCTCCAAAAGCACGATTTCTATCTGACTCCACTTTATTTTCTGCATCAAAATTAGCGCTCCACTGACTAGAAATGCGCAAACGTTGATTCGCCACACATCATCTGAGCATGCGCGCCGAGATCTCAGGGCGCCTTTGCGCCAGGCCCGCCGCCAGTATCACACAGCACCCCGGGGTCGGTGACCCCAACTCCAGCGCGTCCAGTCCATGCGGCCGTCCCTCGGCCCCCACGGATGCTGAGGCCACGCACCTTGCGCTGCAGCTCCCAGGCGCAGATGTAGTTCTTGCCTTGCTGCGCCGCCAGCAGGTATTCGCCATTGAGCAGCGCCAGGCCCCGCGGCCCCGCCTGTCCGCCGCGGTAGGTGAGCAGGTTGGCTCCCGAATGAAGCTCCCACACCACGCAGCTCCAGAGCTGAGCCGCGGAGTCCGTACACACCGCCACTTCCATGGGCGCCGCCATGCTGAACGGGCAGCCCCGCCTCTGAATCCCGTCGTCCCTAGCGAGACTCTTAAGATGGCTCCTGGCCCGCTAGAGCGTCTCCTAGCGGCCGAACGGGAGAGCGTGCGCATGTGCGGTAGCTTCGTCGTGGCGAGGAGGCGGAGCTCTCCGGTGCTCCCCGGCTCCTCCAGGCCTAGAGCGGCGGGGAAGCGCGTGGGGCGGAGCTCCTCTGCGCATGCGTACAACGTTCGCCGCGGGGGGTGGAGCCGCACGCCCTGCGCTGCGCCTGCGTACCAGTTCGGAGGGAGCGGGATCCCGCCACGCGGGCCCTCGGGGGGTGAGGCACCAGCCGCTCCGCGCGCTTTCCGTGCTTGCTCCCGCTAACTGCTCGCAGGGTTTGTTTTGGACCGCAGATCAGAGGCGATTGCTATGCAGAGTGACTAGAGATTTTCACCGGTTCTGCTGGGTGTTTGGGCTCAAATGAGTCAAACTTTTACAGTTGTTTTTTTCGTCTTGAGACACTCTAGTCCTCGACcagttcccctgcctcagcctcctgcgtgCTGAGATGACAAGCCTGTCATCATGGCCGgcttactttttaaactttgttttaaggcaaaaatatataaaaagaccTTTATGCTTTATTTAGACCGAAAGAAATTAGTTACTGCATGTAAGATCAGGTTACATACACACCAAGGATAACACGTCTGGCCAGGGCGTCGCTTTGGTGATTAAACGCGTACTGATTGACCACATCCTTTATTGATTCGCCTCCTCTTTGACCTTTCCTCTTTGGCGTCATAAATTTCACATTTGTATTTGGTTCACTCGGTGTAGACCCAAAAAGTCAATCTCCAGCCAAACAGCCTTTAGCCTCAGGTCACAGCCTGCTGGCCTTAGGCCAGGTCTCAAACCAaggggttttcttgttttgtttttttcctaatgtGCTGTTAGTAAAGAAGAACGGATGCCAGTGTTGAATCTTGCAGCCGCGGATGTGGCTGTCCGGAGCGCTGCACCAGCCGGGGCCGCACCGGTCAGGTTTTGAGCCACTGTTGGGCctcccaggggagggaggtgCATGCCGGTGCCAACTTGGGACTCCTCGTCCTCCTAGCAGAGGAGACAGTTGCGGTGGAGAATGGCACTTAATGTGGCCACCAGATGGCAGGCACAAGCTGCGGGGACGTGGAGAACCGGAGGAGATCCTCGTGGGGCAGCCGCTTGGAGCAGGAGACTCAGGGAAACACGGTGCTGTACAGGGCGCGAACAAAGTCCTGGGGCAGAGTGGAGGATGTGGAGCTGCCTTTGAAAGCAtctgagagccgggcggtggtcgaacacgcctctaatccctgcactccggaggcagaggcaggtggatctgtgagtctgaggctagcctggtctacagagtgaggtccgggacaggctccaaagctacagggaaaccctgtctctgaagaaaaaaaaaaaaaaaaaaaaaagaagagaagaaggaaaaggaggaggaggaggaggaagaggaggaggaggaggaggaggaggcagcggCGAGCATCAAAGGACACAGCCTGTGTGTTTTTGTTAGTGGTTCGTGAGAGGGAGGGAATTCACCTCCCAGgactcaggtagcccaggctgtccttaaactccaGATCCTcaaggttggagagatagctcagaggataagagcactggctgctttcagaggaccgaggttcaattcctttctttttttttttttttttaatatttatttatttatttatttatttatttatttatttatttattatgtatacaatattctgtctgtgtgtatgcctgcaggccagaagagggcaccagacctcattacagatggttgtgagccaccatgtggttgctgggaattgaactcaggacctttggaagagcaggcagtgctcttaacctctgagccatctctccagccccccccgaGGTTCAATTTCTaccacccacatgacagctcacaactgtgattccagttctaggggatctgacaccctcacaccaatacacataaaataaaattaaataattaaaaaaaccctgtcttgcctccacttcctgggACCCAGATTGCAGCGACTTTTAGTGCTAAAGTATGACTAGGAAGAGACATGTGAAGATGGCTCGGTGATCATAGcccttgctactcttgcagaggacccaggttcagttcctagctccCGTGCCAGAGCGGCTTACAATCCCCaccaactccagcttcaggggatccgatgcctctGGCACTCAAAGGCACCTGCATGCAAGCGAATGTACGcccacataaatacatgcacctgtaattaaaaataacctGGGCTCACAAAGAGAAAAGGGATGGGGACGGGTGGTAGAGGGTGGGTCCAGCATGCACGAAACCCTGGGGCTCACCCCAAGCACCACAGAAAGCAGACACGGTGACACGGGTGTCGTCCAAGCACACGGGGTGTGtcaattattttggtttttcaagacaggtttctctgcagctttggagcctgtcctggaactagctcttgtagaccaggctgacctcaaactcacatcggcctgcctctctgcctctcgagtgctgggattaaaggcctgcgccaccaccacccggtttgtgcaaaattttttaagaaaaggcaTTCAAGATGAAAGATATAGGGGGTAATTCTGAAGGCCTGGGTTTTGCTCTCagcagaaagaagggtggaggtGCCAAGAGCCAACTTGGGGCTTGAACTTGGTCCTGAGTTCCACTTGTCAACTGTGAGCAGTGGGTGAGGCCCTTGTAGGAATTCAGGCCTCCCTAAGGGGGTTGCTTAGAAGACCCAGCAGTGACAAGTTCGTCAGCCTCAGGGCTCAGGTACATCCTTATCTGGGTCGGTCAGGCCTACAAGTTTCCTTAATCTCCATTTTAGGACTCCAGACAGGAACAGAGCCTGCTGGTCAGCAGCTGGGGAAGGCCTCCCTCGCTGAGACCTGGCTACTCTCCCCTTCCCAGGCGCACTGTGAGGTTAGGGGTCAGCCCGCCCCCAGCCGGCCCCTGGAATGAGGACAGTCCAGTTGTGTCAGCTGAGGACAAAAGCCACACTTTGGGCATCCGGGACCACCCAGTTGCTAGACCTCTGAGAAAATGCAGGGCACAGCAAGGTATGGAGGATCCAGatcaggggaaactgaggcacagacatCCTTGCGCCTTCCACCCATACAGCTCTCCTGCTGTTCTGCCAGCGCCCACCCAGCTCGAGCCTCCACCTTCTCCCTGTGGGATCCACAAACCAGCCCACCATCTGGGAAATCCTCAGGGAGAAAGGCTGACAGTGGACCCCCAAGAAGAGGGAGGTCTGCTCAGAACAGTTTTGTGGGTCACTGGATGGGACCCGGCTGTGAGACACTCAGGGTTGCTCAGTTCTCTCTCTGGTGCTTGTCAGCCCAGCCTTGCTGGTCTTTGTCCCCTGGGCGGTGGCAGGGGCAGAAGGAGGTCTCAGGAGCAGTAGGaggcagccagctgttttctGTCAGTACCCTGGGGAGGGACCAGCCTGGGCCAGACTTGGCCAGAGCAGGCAGGATGAGAGTCATGTGGCCACGGTCTGGGCCTGTCCACCTGGCCTCAATTACCTTGAGTCATTCAGTCTCCCAGTCCCCTGGGTGTGAGACTGACATTCAGGGATCC
Encoded here:
- the Wdr18 gene encoding WD repeat-containing protein 18, giving the protein MAAPMEVAVCTDSAAQLWSCVVWELHSGANLLTYRGGQAGPRGLALLNGEYLLAAQQGKNYICAWELQRKDQLQQKIMCPGPVTCLTTASNGLYVLAGIAESIYLWEVSTGNLLVILTRHYQDVSCLKFTGDNSHFVSGGKDCLVLVWNLCSVLQADPSRILAPRHVWSQHTLPITDVHCGFGGPMARVATASLDQTMKLWAISSGDLLLSVVFDVGVTSVTMDLAEHHVFCGGSDGSIFQVDLCSWPGQREHSFRPEQSAGKVFRGHRNQVTCLSVSTDGSVLLSGSHDESVRLWDVKSKQSLRTVTLKGPVTNAAIILAPPSMLNPEFKPSSPLPLFNKHLLGAEHGDEAQGGGLRLQLGLHLQGTEQTYLERLEQLQAALSGYVEKNMLGNQMLPVRVLELEEEVRNLRKINRDLFDFSTRMITRPSK